A single Halarcobacter anaerophilus DNA region contains:
- a CDS encoding iron-containing alcohol dehydrogenase: MEFSYHNPTGIEFGKGKIKEIANLIPKDNKVLVVYGGGSIKKNGAYDQVAEALKDHEWLEFGGVEVNPTVETMNKAAQIVKAEGVDFILAVGGGSVIDGSKYLAAASLYDGDAWDFLDGTAEVQKALPIGVILTLAATGSESNNLTVVSRKTTDEKRMYFSDHSYPKFAVLDPSFMGTLSDRQLGNGLVDAFVHISEQYLTKTNDVLVNDGYAETLYKGLVTLAQKWDERRTLWWQENLMYICNQALNFQLANGVCQDWSTHLIGHELTAFYNLDHARSLAVILPHLLREMIEEKQEKLAQFGKNVFGIENDNEAVIKKMEKLFESVGLPTKLTAYEIDDKVIENVHGAFKSHGYLELGENGTVTLEKVANILNRSMAA, encoded by the coding sequence AGGAATTGAATTTGGAAAAGGTAAAATAAAAGAGATTGCCAACTTAATTCCAAAAGACAACAAAGTATTAGTTGTTTATGGTGGTGGTTCAATCAAAAAAAATGGTGCTTATGACCAAGTAGCTGAAGCTTTAAAAGATCATGAATGGTTAGAATTCGGTGGAGTTGAAGTAAACCCTACTGTTGAAACGATGAATAAAGCAGCCCAAATCGTAAAAGCTGAAGGTGTTGATTTTATTTTAGCAGTCGGTGGAGGTTCTGTTATCGACGGTTCAAAATATCTTGCTGCGGCATCATTATATGACGGAGATGCATGGGATTTCTTAGACGGTACTGCAGAAGTTCAAAAAGCTTTACCTATCGGAGTTATTTTAACACTAGCTGCAACAGGTTCTGAATCAAATAACCTAACAGTTGTTTCAAGAAAAACAACTGATGAAAAAAGAATGTATTTTTCTGACCACTCTTACCCAAAATTCGCGGTACTTGACCCGTCATTTATGGGAACATTAAGTGACAGACAATTAGGTAACGGTTTAGTTGACGCCTTTGTTCATATCTCTGAACAATATTTAACAAAAACAAATGATGTATTAGTAAATGACGGATATGCTGAAACTTTATATAAAGGTTTAGTAACACTTGCACAAAAATGGGATGAAAGAAGAACCTTATGGTGGCAAGAAAACTTAATGTATATCTGTAATCAAGCGTTAAATTTCCAATTGGCTAACGGTGTTTGCCAAGATTGGTCAACTCACTTAATCGGACATGAATTAACTGCATTTTACAATCTAGATCACGCGAGATCACTAGCAGTTATCTTACCTCACCTTTTAAGAGAAATGATTGAAGAAAAACAAGAGAAATTAGCACAATTTGGTAAAAACGTATTTGGAATCGAAAATGACAATGAAGCTGTTATCAAAAAAATGGAAAAGTTATTTGAAAGCGTTGGATTACCTACTAAATTAACTGCATATGAAATTGATGATAAAGTAATTGAAAATGTTCACGGTGCGTTTAAATCTCACGGTTACTTAGAACTTGGAGAAAACGGAACAGTTACACTAGAAAAAGTTGCAAATATCTTAAATAGATCAATGGCAGCATAA
- a CDS encoding AraC family transcriptional regulator: MKKSIIENRKILYIEDGVHDTNLDSVKVFKTQTYEPKSPLIYDVCLILVLQGKKIANLASNSFTFDCDNYLVVPTTLPLECETYATKEEPFICLLISLDRKIMYDIIEKLNTRTFENKNNSTFGIFADKVTQEIEDITSKLLDILESKEESTILAKGVLTELFYRIAIGKNAKMLHKMFLEENTESKIAKALKIIHDNYNENHDMETLARVCDMSVSSFHNHFKKITSHTPLQYIKKIRLTKAKEFLVKYDYKVVDVANELGYDNPSHFSRDFKSYFGYSPKEAKTSL; encoded by the coding sequence ATGAAAAAAAGCATTATAGAAAATAGAAAAATATTATATATAGAAGATGGAGTACATGATACAAATTTAGATAGTGTAAAGGTTTTTAAAACGCAAACTTATGAGCCTAAAAGTCCTTTGATTTACGATGTATGTCTGATTTTAGTTCTTCAAGGTAAAAAAATAGCAAATTTGGCAAGCAACAGTTTCACTTTTGACTGTGACAATTATTTAGTTGTTCCTACTACTTTGCCTTTGGAGTGTGAGACTTATGCTACAAAAGAAGAACCTTTTATTTGTCTGCTTATCTCCCTTGACAGAAAAATTATGTATGATATTATCGAAAAACTAAACACCAGAACTTTTGAGAATAAAAACAACAGTACTTTCGGTATTTTTGCAGATAAAGTAACACAAGAGATTGAGGATATTACTTCAAAACTATTGGATATCTTAGAATCCAAAGAAGAATCGACTATTCTGGCTAAAGGTGTATTAACAGAACTGTTTTACAGAATCGCCATAGGAAAAAATGCAAAAATGCTTCATAAAATGTTTTTGGAAGAGAACACTGAATCAAAAATCGCAAAAGCATTAAAAATAATTCATGACAACTATAATGAAAATCATGATATGGAAACACTTGCAAGAGTTTGTGATATGAGTGTATCTTCTTTTCACAATCATTTTAAAAAAATCACTTCTCATACTCCCTTGCAATATATCAAAAAAATAAGACTTACAAAAGCAAAAGAGTTTTTAGTAAAATATGATTATAAAGTAGTAGATGTTGCAAATGAGCTAGGATATGACAATCCTTCACATTTTAGCAGAGATTTTAAAAGTTATTTCGGATATTCACCAAAAGAGGCAAAAACCTCTTTATAG
- a CDS encoding sensor histidine kinase, with translation MKISLAWKWVIASLLIESLMLTLMVIKNVDQLKNNLSTQTYIRLDEQKILLQSALVAPIAQMDYATIDAILKETKAISTIDYMVVVDNQNNCISSVGWSDCKNLPTVEFDPFSENSLEDERFDTSIPITLFSQTLGKVYLGLSTKFYIQAKEEMIIRSIIIALIELLLSAFLLITVSKWIIKNLVKLTHTANAIALGDYSQRIDLGDSKETLQLQESFNLMAINIEKNIENLKLSNEKEKKLFEKLKSQLEKNYEQDLLLKHQTRMAIIGEMLNNIAHQWRQPLNAITIQLSSLKLKKELDLLEDKDISDTADSVMKYANYLSNTIDDFRNFMKVNPQKEHFSIQNCFNKAVEIVSASLKNNDINLDITKSKGELFIDGIMNELTQVFINILNNSKDILNEKNIEHKVIQISFYKQNDKLIITIQDNAGGVEESIIDKVFDPYFTTKHKSQGTGIGLYMSSKIIHEHFSGEIIVKNEDIEYEKRVYKGAKFYIILPI, from the coding sequence ATGAAGATATCACTAGCTTGGAAATGGGTAATTGCAAGTTTATTAATAGAGAGTCTTATGCTTACCTTGATGGTAATAAAAAACGTAGATCAATTAAAAAACAATTTATCTACTCAGACTTATATCAGACTTGATGAACAGAAAATATTATTGCAAAGTGCCCTTGTTGCACCTATTGCTCAAATGGATTATGCAACTATTGATGCAATTTTAAAAGAGACGAAAGCTATATCGACTATTGATTATATGGTTGTTGTAGATAATCAAAATAATTGTATCTCTTCTGTTGGCTGGAGTGATTGTAAAAATTTGCCTACAGTTGAGTTTGATCCTTTTAGTGAAAACTCTTTAGAAGATGAACGGTTTGATACAAGTATTCCTATAACTCTTTTTTCACAAACTTTAGGAAAAGTTTATTTAGGCTTGTCTACAAAATTCTATATTCAAGCAAAAGAGGAGATGATTATACGAAGTATAATTATTGCTTTAATTGAACTGCTGCTTTCTGCTTTTTTATTAATAACAGTTAGTAAATGGATAATAAAAAATTTAGTTAAATTAACTCACACTGCAAATGCTATTGCCCTTGGCGATTATTCTCAAAGAATTGATTTAGGAGACAGCAAAGAGACTTTGCAATTACAAGAATCTTTTAATCTTATGGCAATAAATATTGAAAAAAATATCGAGAATTTAAAACTTTCAAATGAAAAAGAGAAAAAGTTGTTTGAAAAACTCAAATCCCAGCTAGAAAAAAATTATGAGCAGGATTTACTTCTTAAACATCAAACAAGAATGGCAATTATAGGAGAGATGTTAAATAATATTGCTCATCAATGGAGACAACCTTTAAATGCTATTACTATTCAATTAAGCAGTCTGAAATTAAAAAAAGAGTTAGACTTGCTTGAAGATAAAGATATAAGCGATACGGCAGACAGTGTAATGAAGTATGCAAATTATTTAAGTAATACGATTGATGATTTTAGAAACTTTATGAAAGTAAATCCTCAAAAAGAACATTTTAGTATTCAAAACTGTTTTAACAAAGCCGTAGAGATAGTTTCTGCTTCTTTAAAAAACAATGATATTAATCTTGATATTACAAAATCAAAAGGGGAATTGTTTATAGATGGAATAATGAATGAATTAACTCAAGTTTTTATCAATATTCTGAATAATTCAAAAGATATTTTAAATGAAAAAAATATTGAACACAAAGTGATACAAATATCTTTTTATAAACAAAACGACAAACTTATAATTACAATCCAAGACAATGCAGGCGGAGTTGAAGAGAGTATTATAGATAAAGTCTTTGATCCTTATTTCACTACAAAACACAAAAGCCAGGGAACAGGTATAGGATTGTATATGAGTTCCAAAATTATTCATGAACACTTTTCAGGAGAGATTATTGTAAAAAATGAAGATATAGAGTATGAAAAAAGAGTTTATAAAGGGGCAAAGTTTTATATTATTTTACCCATATAA
- a CDS encoding phosphate/phosphite/phosphonate ABC transporter substrate-binding protein — MKIKLLFLSILFATNCLSAEKNPITIGIAPHSSTRVILESHQDLRLFLEKFFHRSVEILTAKNFSEFTKRSDKGTFYDLILTSPNLAVLAQRLGGYTPIMTYKKGLSTIILSKDKNILKKDKFPLHVVGLDPVSFPTLDAQEWLSKQGFKEKEKVEYTYTSATDSAISILMNNHADMIIMSLPNYLKLINKKNKALVHVIYKSEPKPSRIYLAKDKNKITLKQWQKALEAFSKSVEGKHHLEITKLEGFKKISPKDLDNLDEIVDKTMKRLYN, encoded by the coding sequence ATGAAAATAAAATTATTATTTCTATCAATTTTGTTTGCAACAAATTGTTTAAGTGCAGAAAAAAATCCTATTACCATTGGAATTGCACCTCATTCGTCAACTAGGGTTATTTTAGAATCACATCAAGATTTAAGACTTTTTTTAGAGAAGTTTTTTCACAGATCTGTAGAAATTTTAACAGCCAAAAATTTTAGCGAGTTTACAAAACGTTCAGACAAAGGAACTTTTTATGATCTAATCTTAACTTCTCCAAATCTAGCTGTTCTTGCTCAAAGATTAGGTGGTTATACTCCAATTATGACTTATAAAAAGGGTTTATCGACTATTATTTTGTCAAAAGATAAAAATATTTTAAAAAAAGATAAGTTTCCTTTGCATGTAGTCGGTTTGGATCCTGTCTCTTTTCCTACTCTTGATGCGCAGGAGTGGTTGTCAAAACAAGGATTTAAAGAGAAAGAAAAAGTAGAATATACTTATACAAGCGCGACAGATAGTGCAATATCTATACTTATGAACAATCATGCAGATATGATAATAATGTCATTGCCCAACTATTTAAAACTGATAAATAAAAAAAATAAAGCTTTGGTTCATGTGATTTACAAAAGTGAACCAAAGCCAAGTAGAATATATCTGGCAAAAGACAAAAATAAAATTACTTTAAAACAGTGGCAAAAAGCTTTGGAAGCTTTTTCAAAATCTGTTGAAGGAAAACATCATTTAGAGATTACAAAACTTGAAGGGTTTAAAAAAATATCTCCGAAAGATTTGGATAATCTTGATGAAATAGTAGATAAAACTATGAAAAGGCTGTATAACTAA
- a CDS encoding DUF3732 domain-containing protein, with product MEDSTKIFLKEEQQLPDIEFLNKEYFESKYFTSDFNVNLGHYFGLDINDIDEDKEVLQYTRKKGRPSIRNFIPYLLQHQNLIANKHSLFYRFDQKERREQTIDQFKIFAGFVTQEYYILKQNLADSERKLKKFEKEQESINYQRDFNARRLNILLEEYETISGTKLLEENATIILSNPANYLDKLDAKSILIKEDSDNSIEKLLLLKEEYNKLLSEKRKLVYKYRNIDSSTKYAKQYKEELANNKNTIKAIIHSSKCPFCNEKSKSTMSEANQLEEAINWLNDELKKSPYLLDSFESDKNEVKRKIAEIDNNLKNKKKEMETLEKITENLAKNKSLNEQTLKAKLKIENLLESLLNKRDNSLEKDIKEVKKDIKGFKTSLKSKFDIDKKIQETETYINNEMKEIGKNFYFEKSYKPINLRFSLDSFDLWHEKEDGSKVYLRSMGSGANWLYSHLTLFLAIHKFFSLRGRDSLVPQILFLDQPTQVYFPTTIKDNEDEFSAQKIEEKKGDVNSNLDEDMEAVTNIFNQFVSYCKNTQKETGIEPQIIIIDHADHLDLENEDFENLVNGRRWRNRGFIN from the coding sequence ATGGAAGATAGTACAAAAATATTTTTAAAAGAGGAGCAGCAATTACCAGATATTGAGTTTCTAAATAAAGAATATTTTGAATCGAAGTATTTTACTAGTGATTTTAATGTGAATTTAGGACATTACTTTGGACTTGATATAAATGACATTGATGAAGATAAAGAAGTTTTACAGTATACAAGAAAAAAAGGGCGACCTTCAATTAGAAATTTTATCCCTTATTTATTACAACACCAAAATTTAATTGCAAATAAACATTCACTATTCTATAGATTTGATCAAAAAGAGAGAAGAGAACAAACGATTGATCAATTTAAAATTTTTGCTGGTTTTGTAACACAAGAATACTATATATTAAAACAAAATTTAGCTGATAGTGAAAGAAAATTAAAAAAATTTGAAAAAGAACAAGAAAGTATAAATTATCAAAGAGATTTTAATGCTAGAAGACTTAATATACTTTTAGAAGAATATGAAACAATTAGTGGAACCAAACTTTTAGAAGAAAATGCTACTATTATTCTTTCAAATCCTGCTAACTATCTTGATAAACTTGATGCTAAAAGTATATTAATAAAAGAAGATAGTGATAATTCAATCGAAAAATTATTGTTACTAAAAGAGGAGTATAACAAACTTTTATCAGAAAAAAGAAAACTAGTTTATAAATACAGAAATATTGATTCATCAACAAAATATGCTAAACAATATAAAGAAGAATTAGCCAATAATAAAAATACAATTAAAGCTATTATTCATTCCTCAAAATGTCCATTTTGTAATGAAAAATCAAAAAGTACAATGAGTGAAGCTAATCAGTTAGAAGAAGCTATAAATTGGCTAAATGATGAACTCAAAAAATCTCCTTATCTCCTTGATTCTTTTGAAAGTGATAAAAATGAAGTTAAAAGAAAAATTGCTGAAATAGACAATAACTTAAAGAATAAAAAAAAAGAAATGGAAACTTTAGAAAAGATTACAGAAAATTTAGCAAAAAATAAAAGTCTAAATGAGCAAACATTAAAAGCTAAATTAAAAATAGAAAACCTACTTGAAAGTTTACTTAATAAAAGAGATAATAGCCTTGAAAAAGATATAAAAGAAGTGAAAAAAGATATTAAAGGTTTTAAAACTTCTTTGAAATCTAAATTTGATATTGATAAAAAAATTCAAGAGACAGAAACCTATATTAATAATGAAATGAAAGAAATTGGTAAAAACTTTTATTTTGAAAAATCCTATAAACCTATAAATTTAAGATTTTCATTAGATAGTTTTGATTTATGGCATGAAAAAGAAGATGGGAGTAAAGTATATTTAAGGTCTATGGGAAGTGGTGCCAATTGGTTATACAGTCATTTAACTTTATTTCTAGCTATACATAAGTTTTTTTCTTTAAGAGGTAGAGACTCTTTAGTCCCTCAGATTTTATTTTTAGATCAACCTACACAAGTATATTTCCCAACTACTATAAAAGATAATGAAGATGAGTTTAGTGCTCAAAAAATAGAAGAGAAAAAAGGAGATGTGAATAGTAATCTTGACGAAGATATGGAAGCTGTAACAAATATTTTTAATCAATTTGTATCATATTGTAAAAATACACAAAAAGAAACAGGTATTGAACCTCAGATAATAATTATAGATCATGCAGATCATTTAGATTTAGAAAATGAAGATTTTGAAAATTTAGTTAATGGTAGACGATGGAGAAATAGAGGATTTATAAATTAA
- a CDS encoding three component ABC system middle component, with translation MSKYVDSIHKINNNIFVLTPLFLVFYKNLKPTSKNLLLSYLVLPLILYKTSQKKIKTSKKTSSIFSFLDSNKKEKRENVYGLQKRVQEYKEITNQCILYAIENKWLKLEDDLSIVVIEEQENNMVSLSDAFKASSKLCNIFKELDVISIYRQLGVKEL, from the coding sequence ATGAGTAAATATGTAGACAGTATTCATAAAATCAATAACAATATTTTTGTATTAACACCACTATTTTTAGTTTTTTACAAAAATTTAAAACCAACTTCTAAAAATTTATTATTGTCATATTTAGTATTACCTTTAATTTTATATAAAACAAGCCAGAAAAAAATTAAAACATCTAAAAAAACAAGTAGTATATTTAGCTTCCTAGATAGTAATAAAAAAGAAAAAAGAGAGAATGTTTACGGACTTCAAAAAAGAGTTCAAGAGTACAAAGAAATTACTAATCAATGTATTTTATATGCTATTGAGAATAAATGGTTGAAATTAGAAGATGATTTATCTATAGTAGTAATAGAAGAACAAGAAAATAATATGGTAAGTTTGAGTGATGCTTTTAAAGCATCCTCTAAACTATGTAATATTTTTAAAGAATTAGATGTTATATCTATTTATAGACAATTAGGGGTAAAAGAATTATGA
- a CDS encoding TIGR02757 family protein: MTKNDKKIKELLDKEILCRNCADELSYEKPDPLLVASRFKDEYIILLCALFAYGKASLIVKFLDSLDFSLLDENEEKIEKELDKFYYRFQNAQDVKTIFKTFRKMKQENSLEELFFKAYKKENNVLEGLDFLIETIYKYSNNYTSQGFTFLVSNRLKRDAKGEIKEIGNAPYKRWHMFFRWMVRDDNLDLGLWKGIDKKDLILPLDTHTFKVSQKLGLLTRKTYDLKSALLITQKLKEFDINDPIKYDFALYRIGQEKIL; encoded by the coding sequence TTGACAAAAAATGATAAAAAAATCAAAGAACTTTTGGATAAAGAGATTCTTTGTAGAAACTGCGCAGATGAATTAAGTTATGAAAAACCTGATCCACTTTTGGTTGCAAGCAGATTTAAAGATGAGTATATAATTTTGCTTTGTGCTTTGTTTGCTTACGGAAAAGCAAGTCTGATTGTAAAATTTTTGGATAGTTTGGATTTTTCTTTATTGGATGAAAATGAAGAAAAAATAGAAAAAGAGCTGGATAAATTTTATTATAGATTTCAAAATGCTCAAGATGTAAAAACGATCTTTAAAACTTTTAGAAAGATGAAACAGGAAAATTCTTTGGAAGAGCTTTTTTTTAAAGCTTATAAAAAAGAGAACAATGTTTTAGAAGGCTTAGATTTTTTAATAGAAACAATTTACAAATACTCAAATAACTACACCTCCCAAGGTTTTACTTTTTTGGTTTCAAATAGATTGAAAAGAGATGCCAAAGGAGAAATAAAAGAGATAGGAAATGCTCCATATAAAAGATGGCATATGTTTTTTAGATGGATGGTAAGAGACGATAATCTTGATTTAGGACTTTGGAAAGGCATAGATAAAAAAGATTTGATTTTACCTCTTGATACACACACTTTTAAAGTATCCCAAAAACTAGGACTTTTGACACGAAAAACCTATGATTTGAAATCGGCACTTCTAATAACACAAAAGCTAAAAGAGTTTGATATAAATGATCCCATAAAATATGATTTTGCTCTTTATAGAATAGGGCAGGAGAAAATATTATAA
- a CDS encoding SIR2 family NAD-dependent protein deacylase, producing the protein MDKKVVILSGAGLSASSGISTFRDKGGLWENHDINEICMAGCLNWNYEATVNFYNQRREDIKNKKPNNAHKMIARLKNKYPRKIEVITQNIDDLLEKAKCQDIIHLHGFLQELRCMSCDDIVNIKYEMQNSSNSTCKKCGAKMRPNIVFFGEAAPMYEKLYKILEDCGLLVVIGTSGNVIDVSSLANFAQKAILNNLEPSSAIVEECFDKIYYEDANTAYKKIEKDIEEYINN; encoded by the coding sequence ATGGATAAAAAAGTAGTCATTTTAAGTGGAGCAGGACTTAGTGCAAGCAGCGGTATCTCAACTTTTAGAGATAAAGGCGGGCTTTGGGAAAATCATGATATAAATGAAATCTGTATGGCAGGATGTTTAAACTGGAATTATGAAGCTACAGTTAATTTTTATAATCAAAGAAGAGAAGATATAAAAAATAAAAAACCTAATAATGCCCATAAAATGATTGCAAGGTTAAAAAACAAATATCCCCGAAAAATTGAAGTTATCACTCAAAATATAGATGATCTGCTGGAAAAAGCCAAATGCCAAGATATAATTCATCTTCACGGCTTTTTGCAAGAACTTAGATGTATGAGTTGCGATGATATCGTAAATATAAAGTATGAGATGCAAAATAGTTCAAACTCAACTTGCAAAAAATGCGGTGCAAAAATGAGACCGAATATCGTATTTTTCGGTGAAGCAGCACCTATGTATGAAAAACTTTATAAAATCTTGGAAGATTGCGGACTTTTGGTAGTTATAGGAACTAGCGGAAATGTTATAGATGTAAGTTCTTTAGCAAATTTTGCGCAAAAAGCGATACTAAATAATCTTGAACCAAGCAGTGCTATAGTAGAAGAGTGTTTTGATAAAATATATTATGAAGATGCAAACACTGCATATAAAAAAATAGAAAAAGATATAGAGGAATATATAAACAATTGA
- a CDS encoding nitroreductase family protein: MDFKEFKDLVKNTRTTRRFKKNISIFNKDLEEIIDTARVVSSAMNKQPLKYIIVTKKKLVEKLSSSSKWASHLENWTQSKDEQPSAYIIVLNDSSIDGYSMLDCGIALNTIMLGLKLKGFASCPLGSIDKELCKNLFSLSKNLEPILGIAVGIENETVKLVDLKKDTNYYRDENDTHCVPKRVLKDILIKKYN, encoded by the coding sequence ATGGATTTTAAAGAGTTTAAAGATTTAGTAAAAAATACAAGAACAACAAGAAGATTTAAAAAAAACATATCTATATTTAATAAAGATCTAGAAGAGATTATTGACACGGCAAGAGTTGTTTCAAGCGCTATGAACAAACAACCTTTAAAATATATAATAGTTACAAAAAAAAAGTTAGTAGAAAAATTAAGCAGCAGTTCAAAATGGGCAAGCCATCTTGAAAACTGGACTCAAAGTAAAGATGAACAGCCAAGCGCTTATATAATAGTTTTAAACGATAGTTCAATAGACGGTTACTCAATGTTAGATTGCGGTATTGCTTTAAATACTATTATGCTTGGTTTAAAGCTAAAAGGTTTTGCCTCTTGCCCTTTAGGTTCAATAGATAAAGAACTTTGCAAAAATCTTTTCTCACTTTCAAAAAACTTAGAACCTATTTTAGGAATTGCAGTAGGAATTGAAAATGAAACGGTAAAACTTGTAGATTTGAAAAAAGATACAAACTATTATAGAGATGAAAACGATACTCATTGTGTTCCAAAAAGAGTTTTAAAAGATATTTTAATAAAAAAGTATAACTAA
- a CDS encoding MarC family protein: MPLTFLCFIFGSKILGILGKNGLNIVTRLMGLILRVIGVQRLIEGASDIYTMLIK, encoded by the coding sequence TTGCCATTAACCTTTTTATGTTTTATTTTCGGCTCAAAGATTTTGGGAATACTTGGAAAAAATGGACTCAATATTGTTACAAGACTTATGGGACTTATACTTAGAGTAATTGGTGTACAAAGGCTTATTGAAGGTGCAAGTGACATTTATACAATGTTGATAAAATAG
- a CDS encoding Wzz/FepE/Etk N-terminal domain-containing protein codes for MNENDQRTYIYEDEIDLKELILIIWDKKNFIMVFTLVVTLCSIIYTYLKNPKPIYKGELLVEIGEIQSENFGMVSLDNPYDLSVILEKQNNIEVSLPKKTNKLLVLISISTNKDEIKNSLQKAFFSIIQRHEEKVKYYKSFIMTKKISDVKIGNNPINKPKKKLIVVVAFVIGFIISIFLVFLIVFIKNLKKDYVLHRVSNKKKI; via the coding sequence ATGAATGAGAATGATCAAAGAACATATATTTACGAAGATGAAATAGATTTAAAAGAGTTGATATTAATAATTTGGGATAAAAAGAACTTTATAATGGTTTTTACTTTAGTTGTTACACTTTGTAGTATAATATATACCTATTTAAAAAATCCAAAACCCATCTACAAAGGTGAATTATTAGTAGAAATAGGTGAAATTCAAAGTGAAAATTTTGGAATGGTTTCTTTAGATAATCCATATGATCTTTCAGTTATTCTTGAAAAACAGAATAATATTGAAGTCTCTTTGCCTAAAAAAACTAATAAGTTATTGGTTTTAATCAGTATTTCAACAAATAAAGATGAAATTAAAAATAGTTTACAAAAAGCTTTTTTTTCAATCATACAAAGACATGAAGAAAAAGTTAAATATTATAAAAGTTTTATTATGACAAAAAAAATATCTGATGTTAAAATTGGAAATAATCCGATAAATAAACCAAAGAAAAAATTAATAGTAGTTGTAGCTTTTGTAATAGGATTTATAATATCAATTTTTCTAGTTTTTTTAATTGTTTTTATCAAAAACTTGAAAAAAGATTATGTTCTACATAGAGTTTCGAATAAGAAAAAAATATAA
- a CDS encoding SDR family NAD(P)-dependent oxidoreductase, whose translation MKNILITGCSSGIGLETAKILKNNGIKVYASARKQKDVEMLEELGFETFLLDVTKPQHITTALEQIIKNDNKIDAVFNNAGFGQPGAVEDISVDILKEEFETNFFGMHEMTRQVLPFMRKQGYGKIIQHSSVLGIISLKFRGAYNASKYAIEGLADTLRQELSNTNISVSTINTGPVTSKFRENALNNFRKNVDIENSAFSKTYKNELKQRLENDKDDTPFNLPPSSVANVVLKIINTQKPKPRYYVTKATYILGFAKRVLSTSLLDKILNRI comes from the coding sequence ATGAAAAACATACTTATTACAGGATGTTCATCAGGAATCGGACTTGAAACTGCAAAAATTTTGAAAAACAACGGTATAAAAGTTTATGCAAGTGCAAGAAAACAAAAAGATGTAGAGATGTTAGAAGAGCTGGGATTTGAAACTTTTTTACTAGATGTTACAAAACCTCAACATATAACAACAGCTTTAGAGCAGATTATCAAAAACGACAACAAAATCGATGCCGTTTTCAACAACGCCGGCTTTGGACAACCTGGAGCCGTAGAAGATATAAGTGTAGATATTCTAAAAGAGGAATTTGAAACAAACTTCTTTGGAATGCATGAAATGACAAGACAAGTTCTGCCTTTCATGAGAAAACAAGGGTATGGGAAAATAATACAGCACTCTTCGGTTTTAGGAATAATAAGTTTAAAATTTAGAGGAGCATACAATGCTTCTAAATATGCGATTGAAGGACTTGCCGATACTCTAAGACAAGAACTGTCAAATACGAATATTAGTGTTAGCACTATAAATACAGGACCCGTTACAAGTAAATTTAGAGAAAATGCTCTGAATAATTTTAGAAAAAATGTCGATATTGAAAATAGTGCTTTTTCCAAAACTTATAAAAATGAACTAAAACAAAGACTTGAAAACGATAAAGACGATACGCCTTTTAATCTGCCGCCAAGTTCTGTTGCAAATGTTGTTTTAAAAATAATAAATACGCAAAAACCAAAACCTAGATATTATGTTACAAAAGCAACATATATCTTAGGTTTTGCAAAAAGAGTTTTATCAACTTCTTTACTGGATAAAATTCTAAATAGAATATAA